In Gemmatimonadales bacterium, one DNA window encodes the following:
- a CDS encoding BMP family protein, with amino-acid sequence MRVGLITPGSIADAAWNSGAYAGLVELRDSLHARISQVEARTPAEQEEALRTYAAQGYRLVFAHGFEFQRLAERVSAQYPETIIIVTSGERAQGNVAPLIFRLEEASYLAGMVAGGMTRTNVIGFVGGIRLPPIEAAYRGWVRGARAVNPKVQSRQVYLNNFDDAAAGREATIALIRAGADMFHHNADAAALGLFQAVKESPGVYAFGANADQTHLAPKHVLGSAVIDLPRAFLLVGREVEEGRFRPKVESFGLASGVVRYEANPALDSLVPAALTARVRAAAESISAGTLVPAPPAPMAEAAR; translated from the coding sequence ATGCGGGTCGGCCTGATCACGCCCGGCTCGATCGCCGATGCGGCATGGAACTCCGGAGCGTACGCTGGACTCGTCGAGCTCCGCGATTCGCTGCACGCCAGGATTTCGCAGGTGGAAGCGCGCACCCCTGCGGAGCAGGAGGAGGCGCTCCGGACCTACGCGGCGCAGGGCTACCGGCTGGTGTTTGCCCACGGCTTCGAGTTTCAGCGGCTGGCTGAGCGGGTGTCGGCGCAGTATCCGGAGACCATCATCATCGTGACGTCGGGCGAGCGCGCGCAGGGCAACGTGGCGCCGCTCATCTTCCGGCTCGAGGAGGCCAGCTATCTCGCCGGCATGGTGGCCGGCGGGATGACCCGCACCAACGTGATCGGTTTTGTCGGCGGGATCCGGCTGCCACCGATCGAGGCGGCATATCGCGGATGGGTGCGGGGTGCGCGGGCGGTGAATCCCAAGGTGCAGTCGCGTCAGGTCTACCTCAATAACTTCGATGATGCGGCGGCGGGCCGGGAGGCGACGATCGCCTTGATCCGGGCCGGCGCCGACATGTTCCACCACAACGCGGACGCGGCGGCGCTCGGGCTCTTTCAGGCTGTGAAGGAGAGTCCGGGGGTCTACGCGTTCGGCGCCAACGCCGACCAGACCCACCTCGCGCCCAAGCACGTGCTCGGCTCCGCCGTGATCGATCTGCCGAGGGCGTTCCTGCTCGTCGGCCGCGAGGTGGAGGAGGGGCGGTTCCGGCCCAAGGTCGAGTCGTTCGGGCTCGCGAGCGGCGTGGTGCGTTACGAGGCAAATCCGGCGCTCGACAGTCTGGTGCCGGCCGCGCTCACGGCGCGGGTCAGGGCGGCGGCGGAGTCGATTTCCGCGGGAACGCTGGTGCCTGCGCCGCCCGCGCCGATGGCCGAGGCGGCGCGGTGA
- a CDS encoding polymer-forming cytoskeletal protein, whose translation MSIFANSPARDEQGNELRRRRSDQMPFSIVAKDMTIVGDLETEGVVRIEGQIRGTVRAAAQVLVGQGARVEGDLHTKEAVIGGEVTGSIHATDRVELQATASVTGNIVTPRIAVLEGGRVSGEVRIQDAHADAVVTSGT comes from the coding sequence ATGAGCATCTTCGCGAATTCGCCGGCGCGGGACGAGCAGGGAAACGAGCTGCGCCGGCGCCGCTCGGACCAGATGCCGTTCTCGATCGTTGCCAAGGACATGACGATCGTGGGGGACCTGGAGACCGAGGGCGTGGTGCGCATCGAGGGCCAGATCCGAGGGACGGTGCGCGCGGCGGCGCAGGTGCTCGTCGGGCAGGGCGCGAGGGTGGAGGGCGATCTGCACACCAAGGAGGCGGTGATCGGCGGCGAGGTGACGGGCTCGATCCACGCGACCGATCGGGTGGAGCTTCAGGCGACCGCGTCGGTGACGGGAAACATCGTGACCCCCCGGATCGCGGTGCTCGAAGGCGGGCGGGTAAGCGGCGAAGTGCGGATTCAGGACGCGCATGCCGACGCGGTGGTCACCAGCGGCACATAG
- a CDS encoding M23 family metallopeptidase: protein MKPGRAYTIMVQRDGALESRTYRVPRWVLRAGSWASAGLVVLVAAGVVGYAPIVRSAARVPGLERQVARLKADNARIIELSAAVDSLEQRYAQVRKMIGADIVPDPVRAMTTLPIAPAIRAYPAGGSPRYAAGAEPPRYWPLDDAGFVTRGQVNQNARDEPHPGIDIAVPVGSMVRAAGGGVVAESGEDPQYGWFVLIQHPDGYQSMYGHLSRRLVAQGDTVQAGQVIALTGNSGRSTAPHLHFEIRRQGVSLDPLTMVKEARP from the coding sequence ATGAAACCGGGCCGCGCCTACACCATCATGGTGCAGCGCGACGGCGCGCTGGAATCGCGCACCTACCGGGTGCCACGCTGGGTATTGCGCGCGGGGAGCTGGGCGTCGGCCGGTCTGGTGGTGCTCGTGGCGGCGGGCGTGGTCGGCTACGCGCCGATCGTGCGCTCCGCCGCCCGGGTGCCGGGGCTCGAGCGCCAGGTCGCCCGGCTCAAGGCTGACAACGCGCGCATCATCGAGCTGAGCGCGGCGGTCGACAGCCTGGAGCAACGCTACGCCCAGGTACGGAAGATGATCGGCGCTGACATCGTGCCGGACCCGGTGCGGGCCATGACTACGTTGCCGATCGCGCCGGCCATCCGCGCATACCCGGCCGGCGGTTCGCCGCGCTACGCGGCGGGGGCCGAGCCGCCGCGCTACTGGCCGCTCGACGACGCCGGCTTCGTCACCCGCGGCCAGGTCAATCAGAACGCCAGGGACGAGCCGCATCCCGGCATCGACATTGCCGTGCCAGTCGGCAGCATGGTGCGCGCGGCAGGGGGCGGGGTGGTGGCGGAGAGCGGCGAGGACCCCCAGTACGGATGGTTCGTCCTGATCCAGCATCCTGACGGCTACCAATCAATGTACGGTCACCTTTCCCGGCGCCTCGTCGCACAGGGCGACACCGTGCAAGCAGGGCAGGTCATCGCGCTCACCGGCAACAGCGGCCGGTCCACGGCACCGCACCTTCACTTCGAGATCCGCCGCCAGGGTGTCTCGCTCGACCCACTGACGATGGTCAAGGAGGCCAGGCCATGA